The following nucleotide sequence is from Desulfobulbaceae bacterium.
TGCTGCCTCGTAGGACTCTTCTAGAGTACAGTCGGCAGACTTGGCTTTAAGTGTTAACTGGTTTCTTTGGCAGGACGCCTCAATTTGAACTGGGGAAGTTGTCGAGGGGGTGGAGGCGAGACGGCGGGCACAGGCCTCGCCGCTCATGGTAAAGGTTTTTCCGGTAGCGACTTTGTATACTTGGTCTCCTGCGTGAAGCGGGATGTCTTTGAATGGCGTGGCAATGCGGACCCGGCTGCCGGTTTCTGCCCGTTTGACCTGTCGTTGACTAAGAGTCATTGCCTGTATCGTGAAGGCGACACCTGAAAGATCGCTCTCACTGGGTTGGATGCGTAAGCGGTCGCCGATATGGATAGTGTCTGCTGTCGTCAAAACGATTGCAGAGCCAAACACTTTTTCTACCGAACCGAGCAACCGGCCGATTCCCCCTTTGGTCGAGGGGGTGGTGATATCCGCCGGCACACCGCCCTTGAGTAGACCCTGGGTCGTTGCGCGGCCAAAGGCCTCACTCAGAATTGTTTCCGCTTCAGTGATGGCTTGCTGTTTGGCCTTGGGGTGAGCATCAAGTACTTTGCGGTAGGCCGTGACTACCGTGGAGACGTATTCGGCATTTTTCATCCGGCCTTCAATCTTGAAACTCATTACCCCTGCTGTAGCAAGTTTCGGCGCCAGTGCGATGGCACTAAGATCACTGGTGGAAAAATAAAATCCCGTCTTCCCTTGTGCGGAGTATCGGCGGCGGCAGGGTTGGCCGCAACGGCCTCGGTTGCCGCTGTTGCCGGAGGTGTATGAGGAGAAGAGGCAGTGTCCTGAGATGGAGTAACAGAGGGCGCCGTGAACAAAGTGCTCAAGTTCCATTGATGTCTGCCCGCGAATGGCAGAGATTTCAGTGAGGGAGAGCTCGCGAGCCAGAACTGCTCGGGAAAATCCCATCCGTTCGAGCATCTTCACGCCGGCGGCGTTATGGATGGTCAGTTGGGTTGAGGCGTGGAGGGGAAGTTCGGGAAAGAATGTGCGGGCCAGTCGCCAGAGGCCAAGATCCTGGATGATCAAGGCGTCGACCGGAATCGCTGCCAGGGCAGTGAGTGTGTCGATGAGCTTGGGTAATTCTGTTTCTTTGATCAGGGTGTTGAGCGCTACATAGAGCTGCTTTCCTTCCTGGTGGGCATAGGCGGCAAGGCGCTCCATCTCGTCAATAGTGAAGTTTTTCGCTTTGGCCCTGGCGGAAAAATCTTTCAGTCCACAATAGACGGCATCGGCTCCGGCTTCGATGGCGGCAAAGAAGGATTCAACAGATCCTGCCGGGGCCAGGAG
It contains:
- a CDS encoding U32 family peptidase, with amino-acid sequence MPLPKTPPQPLELLAPAGSVESFFAAIEAGADAVYCGLKDFSARAKAKNFTIDEMERLAAYAHQEGKQLYVALNTLIKETELPKLIDTLTALAAIPVDALIIQDLGLWRLARTFFPELPLHASTQLTIHNAAGVKMLERMGFSRAVLARELSLTEISAIRGQTSMELEHFVHGALCYSISGHCLFSSYTSGNSGNRGRCGQPCRRRYSAQGKTGFYFSTSDLSAIALAPKLATAGVMSFKIEGRMKNAEYVSTVVTAYRKVLDAHPKAKQQAITEAETILSEAFGRATTQGLLKGGVPADITTPSTKGGIGRLLGSVEKVFGSAIVLTTADTIHIGDRLRIQPSESDLSGVAFTIQAMTLSQRQVKRAETGSRVRIATPFKDIPLHAGDQVYKVATGKTFTMSGEACARRLASTPSTTSPVQIEASCQRNQLTLKAKSADCTLEESYEAAMEEAAHSPLSRATLERTFSRTGHASLTLTKLTARHLPPVAIKPSRLNEIRRDLYTKLAALIENHHRQTWQGRKATALAALLPPESPHPTTTDGLVVIISGVRDLELLSDREIHQLILPLTPEMVKAVGKIQFTSPDWQQRIIWDIPAIIFEDEWQGVKTAIKQLNKGGFIGFRINNLSHFHFFEAACDVKLTAGPWLYCLNSQTALSLAELGAQRYTTSIEDDRDNIQELITKALPIPAMIPAYGPIALVTSRIPLRGIRSTGGLESDSGDAIRIDCTSGLTVAYADHDFSLLGKLHELKALGSSSFVIDLSSSGALSHKGQKVLASAKTDHPIEGTTLFNYERGLV